Within the uncultured Bacteroides sp. genome, the region TGGCTCATACTCTCGTCCATTGGATCGTCATTCATATCTCCCATGATAATTACCTTGGAAGCAGGATCAGCTGTAAGCAAAGAGTCTTTTATTACGCGCACCTGTTGTCCGGCAAGTACACGTGCAGGAGAGTCTGCTCCCCTGGAGGGCCAGTGGTTTACTATTACTGTTACCTTTTCATTTGCCAAGATTCCACTGACAATAAGAAAACCACGTGTTTTATGAACAGTATCATTTGGATTCACATAGAGATCAAGTTTACTTGTAGTTACCTGAAATAATGCAGGATTATATATAAGCCCACAGTCTATGCCGCGCTTATCCGGCCCTTCATAATGAACAAACTGATAACCGGTAGATGCAAGAGCTGGTTGCTTGACCAAAGCCTCAAGTACTTTTCTGTTTTCAACCTCGGCTACACCTATAAAGGCAGGGCCCTCAGGTTGTTTGTCTCTTGCAAGCTGGCTTATCACCTGAGCCATATTATGTAATTTGGATACATATTTTATAGAATCCCATTCATTCTTCCCATCGGGTAGAAACTCGTAATCGTCCTTACCCTGATCATGAGTGTAATCAAATAAGTTTTCCAGATTGTAAAAAGCGGCACTATAGAGTGCATACTTCTTTCCCTGTGCATTCGAAGATAATGAGAGGAGAAGAAGTAAATTTAATACGATTAGCAATTTCTTCATTTTATATCAGCTTGATTAATGACATTAATAAAAAATTTATTTCAAAAGAAAATGAATAACTTTCACCTGACAAAAGTCTTAAAAAAAAATGAGATAATCACATTTTTATAGGGAATATATGCCAGGCAAAGTATGAATTCAGACAAAAACAAATCAGATTAAGAAAGAAAATATATTCATCTCTCTTAATCTGATTACATTATAACTAACTTAATTTCTCTTAGCTTACTCTAAAAAGAGATTCTATTTACAGAGATATTAATTTATAATTACTTTCTTTACTATTCCGTCTCCACTCAATATATAAAGACCCTGAGGAAGTGTAACAGAAGTAACTCCCGGCATGAGTTTTTGTTTATATATAATCTGTCCGGAGATTGTATAGATGCAAAGTATCTGAGTTTCATTATTCTTAATAACAAGCTGATTGTTTTGCACATAAGAACTAAATGAATCGCTTTCTTTCTGAGAGATACCGGTTGAAGTATAATCTGTCATAGAGATATCATCAACATTCACACGGGAAGTACTTCCCGAGCTAGTTAAGTTTGTAACCTTAACCCGTACCGGACCCGATACGTCTACTGAATACCTGTACTCCTTTAATGAGTTGGACACAGACACATTGTTGGCAACTGTACTCCATGTTGTTCCTCCGTTAGAGGAATAGTAAACTCCAATAATTGTTGCAGCATCAGTTCCAAAAGTTCCGGCATATAGTGAAAGTGCGCCAACACCATTCTGCTTATCGGTATTCATATATACAGCCCCTGCCGGTTTTAAACGAGCAGATTTTGCACCATTCTTCAAATCTTTGGGTTCAGTTGACATTACCAATGAATTATCAAAAGTCCAGGATGTCATGGTACAAGCCACCGAAGCAATAGGATAAGCTCCTTTTGCCCCTGCTTCAAAATCCTCAAAGAATGTTTTGGGTAGTTCAGCAGATCCAGTAACCGACAATTCTTCCGGTTCATCAATATCAGAAGTGGTTAGTGTAAGGGCAGACTGATAACTACCTGCTGCAGAAGAAGCCATACGAACATAGAAAGTTCCTCCTACCGTTCCAAGCGTAATAGCATTAGACCATGCTTGCTGATCTACCGACAATTCAAAAGGAGCATCTACCTTTACAGAAATATCATTATTCAGGCATTCCGTAGAAACAGAAATACGCTTTGCATTAGACGTTTCGTTAGGCAAAACCGTAAAATTAAGCTCTCCATCTAATTGGGTTACAGCCATAGCCGGTATCGGTTCTAATGTTTTCACTTCTACTAATTTAGAAGAGTATCCACCACCTGTAAGCTGATAATAATAGGTAGTTGCCGGAGTGAGGTTAGCAATAGCAGACTTTTCGGTAGCTGCATCTACACTAATTGGATAACCGCTGACTGACGTTACCTTATCTGACTGATAAAGATTTAATTGATAAGTTGTAGCTCCACCTATATTCTTCCAGGATACAACAAAAGAATTCGAAGTAACATTACCCGGAGATAAAGCGGGTATTCCGTCTACCGCTTCTGCTTTCAGATTAACAGAAACAGAGACCCCACCTCCCGATAAAGTCAGAATTCCTGTAGAAACAGCAGGCAAAGCTGATGTATAATGTACCAGAATTTTAGCACCCGCCGCTACTTCTTCTTTTGTTAATACTGATTTATCAACGCTGTATCCTGTTCCGGAAACGGATACAGAAAGATCGCCTGTAAGGTTCTTCCCACTTACAGTAAATTCTTTTTCAAGCATTCCATTCAGAACCGATATTCCCATATCAGTAGTAGAATTATTCGCAGGTGCATATAGAACAGGATCTGTAGTTCCTGTGGTATACCATGCAGTTGCGGTTTTATCCCCCCAAACATAATCGGCTAATTCAGGATAATCAATATACGGATTACGGTTCCCCTGTATTTTATAAATTTCGTTATTTCTATTCAATTCTTTCTGGCTTACAGGATCTGCTTTGCACCATTTCAAAAGGAGTTCATAAGCCCATTGTTCAAACACAGGATACGTATTCTTCATCAAAAAGCCAGCAGAATTTCCAGTCCAGTCATTTGCGTAATCTTCGTAGCAAGTAACCATATACATATATTGACGAGCAAAATCTCCCTTATATTCATCTGCGGGTTCCCAGGCATCAATGACTCCTCCCGGACGGCTATTGGACTTTCCTACCTTTATTACACCGTTATTATAAGTTACAGATCCATCTACCACAGCCATCGGCCAGCTGCCTTTTGCCGAATTAGCTGCTATATCAGAGGGATTTAAGTGATGAATATCCCTATAAGCCTGACGTTCATCACCGCCCCACCAGCTCTTTGCAAAAGAGTGTTCGATATTCATACCGGTTGCCGCTGAATTACCATTCGGCATAACTCTTTTATTTGAGTACATATCCCAAACAGTTCCATCCTCAGGACGAATATCTGTTTTAGCAAAACCCGACCAGGTTCCACTACCATATCCCAAGACATTTGCATGTTGAATAATTAAATGCAACGCCGTTTTAAGTTCGGCCTTTTTCTTACCTTCCGCAGCAGAATAATAGCTACTCGGTATCTGCGCAAACAAATGTCCATTGATACTGATAATCAGTAGCAGCATCAATGATTTAAAAAAATACTTCTTCATTCTGATATATTTATTAATAGACACAAACAATTACGATACTTTATTTTATATTCTTTTAAACAATCACCCCCTTTATTGATTTCTTCAATCTACATAATTGAATAAACAATAAATTTTATAAAGGACTGCAAAGATAATAATTGTAAAATAAAAAACACTGTATTAATATTAATTCTTTATGTCATTTCGTTTTCAAACATCAAAACTGCTTTTTTTACTTATTTTACTAAAGCATCTATACTTTAAAAATTAAACAAATAGCAGACTCAATTAGCTGCAAACATAATTTTATTGATAATCAATAACTAAATTAGAAATTTAACAGTGATTTGTGCAAAACGCACAATTATTGATTGATAAGCATAAAAAGTTTCTCAAATTATTTTCCAGTTTAAAGAAAAGCATTATCTTTGCGCTCTGAAATAGACCATTACACTATTCTTACCAAATAGTACAAAGTAATAATAATTAAAAAAACAAATACTGAAATGAAAAAAGGTATTCATCCAGAATCATATCGTCCAGTCGTATTCAAAGATATGTCTAACGGCGATGTATTTTTATCTCAATCAACTTGCAACACTAAAGAAACTATCGAACTCGAAGGTGAAACTTATCCATTGGTTAAGCTTGAAATTTCTAACACTTCTCACCCTTTTTACACTGGTAAATCTACAATGATAGATACAGCTGGTCGTATTGATAAGTTTAAGAACCGTTACGGAGATCGTAGCAAAAAATAATATTCAGATTTTATCTGATAAAAAAGCTCTGATACAAAATTGTATCGGAGCTTTTTTTGTTTTATCTGCAACATGATCAAATAAAAAAGGGCATTCATATTGAATACCCACTGTTATAGCGACCAGACTAGTCTTTCTATTAATCTTTCACAACGAAACGTCCGTCTTTCCAGACATACACCAATACCTTTTTCAGAAAAGGTTCCAATGCTTTTGCTTCACTTCCATCGAGATATTCAGGAGTGGTAAAAGTAAAAGTAAGCTCGTTGTTATCCTTCGATAAATCTGCTTTTAACAAATAAATATTCAAAGGAGCACGTGCATTATTGTAAGCCTCAACCTGAGTGGAATCCGGAGCAAGAAAGAAACGTTCTATTCCCGGCATTTCTATATAATCTTTGGAAGGAATTTCTTTCCAGTTGGTGGTATAAAAGAGAACACGACTGTCACATACCGGAGCGCACGCCGTATTGACTACGCAAATAATTTTAGTCGTATCGTTCAACTGAAGCAACTTTAACTGAAAACTGCTTTGTGAGGTAGTCTGCAAAAAAAGATAATCCTTCGTCAGCACCTTCATCTCTGACATCTTTTCCATCTTATTCTTTACCACCGCTTTCATTTTACTTTCCAGAAAATCAGAAAAATCCTCCCGGTTTACTTTTGTAAGCAAGGGTGATAGTGAATCGGGGATATTGATAAACACGGATTTCGCATCTTGCGCTTTCAATGAGATGACACAAGAGATCAAAAAACAAAGAAGAATAATCTTTTTCATCTTATTATTTTATTTTGAGCCCAAATATAGGAATATCATTCCAATTAGCACTAATATAAGGTCGATTGCTTTACTTTTTAAATTCTTTTCACGGAAAAATATTGCACCAAAGATAAAAGAAACAACCACACTGCTTCTTCGGATCATGGAAACAATGGATATCATGGAATCCGCATAACTAAGGGAATAGAAGTACACAAAATCAGCAGCCGCCAGGAACACGGAGATCAGAATAATACTCCAGTCCCAGCGAAAAGGAGTAGTTTCTTTCCGTTTGGGCCACCACAGAACAAGCAGAATACTTCCCATTATAAACAGCTGATAAATATTATACCATGACTGGATGAGCATAGGATTAAACTGCTTCATCAAGTATTTATCATACAGTCCGCTAATGGCACCAGTCACAGCAGCCAATATAATAAACAATATCCATTTGTCGCGTTTAAAATCTATTCCTTCTTTTTTACCCGAACGGCTCAACAAAAAGAATGAGGCTACAGCAAGCAAAACTCCTATCCATTGATAAAGGTTTAATCGCTCACCAAAACACAGCATAGCTCCGACCAGAACCATAACCGGACGAGTAGCATTAATAGGTCCGACAATGGTAAGCGGCAAATGCTTCATTCCAAAATAGCCGAACACCCAGGACGAAAGAACTATGAACGATTTAAGCAACACATATTTGTGCACTTCCCATCCTTCAATGGGAACGTAAAAAATTGAATGACTGATCCAATCCTGTCCGAAAGCGGAAAGAACGATAAACGGAACAAATATTAAACTGGAGAACAGTGTATTAAGAAATAATACCGGTAATACCGCATTATCCTTTAACGATTTCTTCTTAAATACATCATAAAAGCCTAGTAAAAAGGCTGAGATAAAAGCTAAAAATAACCACATAATTTATATAAAAATCTCTGCAGGATATTCAATATCTACAAGGAACAACGCATGTCCCGGAACAGAAGTACCTGCTTTACATCTGTCTTTATGTTCTATCACTTTACGAAATTCATCGACATTCATCTTACCACGTCCTACTTCTACCAATGTTCCAACAATGGCACGAACCATATTTCTGAGAAAACGATCCGCTTTGATGGTAAAAACCCAGGTTGTTTCATTCTCTTGAGTCCATTCCGCCTGCATCATCCGGCAATTATTCGTCTTAGCATCTGTATGCAGTTTGCTGAAGCTTGTAAAATCGGTATAATCGAACAGCAAACGGGCTGCCTGATTCATTCGTTCATAATCAAGTGTTCCATGCATGCGGCATTTCAGATGACGATCAAAAGGATATTTAACTGAGGTAATATAATACTTATAGGTACGTGAGAGTGCATCAAAACGAGCATGCGCCTCCGGTGTAACTTTACAAACCCTGAACACTGAAATATCAGGAGGAAGGATACGGTTCAGTTTATCGGTAAGCAATATAATATCGGGAAAATCTTTCTCATAATCAAAGTGGGCCACCATCAGTTTGGCATGAACACCGGCATCGGTCCGTCCGGCACCCACAACTTCAATATCTGCCCGAAGAAATGTAGAAAGTGCTTTCTGCAGACGCTCTTGTACGCTCACACCATTAGGCTGTACCTGCCAACCGTGATAATTGGTCCCCTCGTAGGCTAAATAAATAAAGTATCGTTGCACGCGTATTTATATTTTTGCTGCAAAGATAGGTATTTTTTCGTTAAGCCACTTTCTATCTGGCAGTAATATGAAAGCAGCCCTGCTTCAATTCATACTTCACATAACATTTATCTGCTTTCCGAAAATCCCGCAATACCTCGGAAAGAACCAGTTTTAAAGTATCAGAACTAACATCCTGCATCGGACGGTCTTCCTCTACTTTTTCAAAACGCTTCCAGCTAACATCAAATGTAGTTCCATAAAAATGAGCGGACTTTTCGGAAGCATTTCCGTTATGATGACGCAGCTTACGAACATCATCCAAGGTTCTAAGCACCGATGTTACAATGATTTCATTCGGATTAAGCCCCTTTGCTTTCAATGAATCCAGAAAGTTAGAACCAATGTGAGTCAGCAATTCACTTGCTTTTGGAACCAGATAAGGAAGAGAATGTGTCAGTGAATCCAATATATAATATTCATTATCTTCAAGGTGTACCAATTTACCCTTCATTGCTTCCACAGCTTTCCGCGAAGACACCGGTCTGATGCCAATACTTTGGGCTACAGCCAGTTGCAGATCATTTAAATCACCGAAAGAACGTTTATAACTAATTACCCCTCTTATATTTTTGGGATGATTTAGTTTCAACGTTTTGTCTTTACAGCCTGAAAGACCACAAATTAGCAATAACATACAGATTATGGGAATGAATTTGCGCATCGATATAAGAATTGTTTAGGGGTTATTTTCTATAATTTGATGTGCAAATATATATTAAAATAATCTTATGAAAAATAATTTCGGAATAAACTCTATAAAAAAAGCAAAAGAACGAGGAACGAAAAAAGAAGATTCTATATAAATAAGAATACTACGCTTAATTTTCATCTAACGCACTTATATTTCGAAGTTTTTATGTAAATTTGCAATCAAATTAGAAATAAACATTTGATCCTTTAAATTGATTCAATGATAGAAAAACTGATTGTTCTCGAAGATATTGATCCGGTTATCTTCTATGGTGTAAACAACACCAACATTCAACTAATTAAAGCCTTATATCCCAAACTAAGGATTGTAGCCCGTGGAAATGTGATAAAGGTGATGGGGGATGAAGAAGAAATGTGCGCTTTTGAAGAGAATATATTAGCGTTAGAGAAACATTGTGCACAATACAATTCTCTGAAGGAAGAAGTGATTATTGACATTATAAAGGGAAATGCTCCGCAGACTGAAAAAAACGGAAACGTGATTGTATTCAGTGTAACCGGAAAGCCTATCATTCCACGCAGTGACAATCAGTTGAAGCTGGTGGAAGGATTTGAAAAAAATGATATGTTATTTGCCATCGGCCCTGCCGGTTCAGGTAAAACATACACTTCCATCGCATTGGCTGTCAGAGCTCTTAAGCAAAAGGAAATCAAGAAGATCATACTTAGCCGTCCCGCTGTTGAAGCCGGTGAAAAGCTCGGTTTTCTTCCGGGAGACATTAAAGAAAAAATCGATCCATACCTGCAGCCGCTTTACGATGCGCTTCAGGATATGATTCCCGCTGCTAAGCTAAAAGAATATATAGACCTTAACGTGATTCAGATTGCACCGCTGGCTTTTATGCGTGGCCGTACACTCAATGACGCTGTGGTTATTCTCGACGAAGCACAGAATACTACCACTCAGCAAATCAAGATGTTTCTTACCCGCATGGGCATGAATACAAAAATGATTGTAACAGGAGACCTTACACAAATTGACCTTCCTGCTTCCCAGACTTCAGGACTGGTTCAGGCTATTCGCATCCTGAAAGGGGTAAAAGGAATCAGTTTCGTGGAACTTGGGAAAAAAGACATCGTTCGCCATAAGTTGGTGGAACGGATTGTCGAAGCTTATGAAAGATTTGATGAGAAGAAAAAGATAGAAAAAGAAAAAACAGAAGAATCCCAAAAACAAATACAATAATGAGCAAAGCATTAGTAAAAACAGATTTTAATTTTCCGGGACAGAAGAGTGTTTACCACGGAAAAGTACGTGATGTATATAATATCAATGACGAATTATTGGTGATGGTTGTAAGTGACCGCATCTCTGCATTCGACGTTATCCTGCCAGAAGGTATTCCTTATAAGGGACAAGTGCTGAATCAGATTGCTGCAAAATTCCTGGATGCAACTGCTGATATTGTGCCTAACTGGAAAGTTGCAACTCCGGACCCAATGGTTACCGTAGGTATCAAATGTGTGCCTTTCGAAGTGGAAATGGTTGTACGCGGATATCTTACCGGTCACGCATGGAGAGAATACAAAAAAGGGAAACGCACTCTTTGCGGTGTTGCAATGCCTGAAGGAATGAAAGAAAATCAACCGTTCCCCACTCCTATTATTACTCCTACAACCAAGGCTTATGAAGGTCATGATGAAGACATTTCAAAAGAAGAAATCATTGCGCAGGGCATTGTAAGCAAAGAAGATTACGAGCAACTGGAAAAATATACATTGGCTGTTTACGCCCGCGGATGCGAGATAGCAAAGCAAATGGGACTTATCCTTGTTGATACAAAATACGAATTCGGAAAGAAGGATGGTAAGATTATCCTGATGGATGAAATTCATACTCCTGACTCTTCCCGCTATTTCTATGCTGACGGCTTTGAAGAACGTCTGGCTAAGAACGAGCCTCAGAAACAGTTGTCTAAAGAATTTGTTCGTCAATGGTTAATCGAAAACGGTTTCCAGGGTAAAGAAGGACAAACGGTTCCTACTATGACAGAAGAATATGTAAACAGTGTAGCCGAACGCTACATCGAACTATACGAAAACATCGTTGGAGAAAAGTTTGTAAAAGCTAGCATTGATGATGTAGCAGCCAGAATTGAAAAGAATGTAACTGCTTTTCTTACTAAGTAAATAGCATTGAATGAATAATAAGAGAAAGTATCTCTTATTATTCATTCCTTTTTTCTTGCACACACATATTTATTTTTAATTTATTCATTTTTCTCGTTCATGAAATATCCTCAGGAAGAAATAAAACCTTATAGCTCCAACGGCAAAAAAACCGTCCAGGTGGAGAAGATGTTTGACAACATTGCTCATCATTACGACCTACTGAATCACGCTCTTTCATTGGGCATTGACAAGGGATGGAGGCGTAAAGCAATTGCCTGGCTCAAACCTTTCCGCCCACAAAAGATGATGGATGTGGCTACCGGGACCGGAGACTTTGCCATTCAGGCATACAGGGATCTTTTGCCTGAAGAACTGATTGGTACGGATATCTCTGAGGGAATGATGAAGATTGGAAAAGAAAAGGTGCAAAAGATTGGTCTGGATCAAAAGATCTCTTTCGCCAAAGAAGATTGCATGAATCTGACTTTTGCTGATAACACATTTGACGCGATTACTGTAGCTTTTGGCATCCGTAACTTTGAGAATCTGGATAAAGGTCTGTCAGAAATGCATCGGGTACTCAATAAAGAAGGACATCTGGTGATATTGGAGTTAACCACTCCGGATTCTTTCCCGATGAAGCAACTATTTGCCATTTATTCAAAGATTGTGATTCCTACGATGGGTAAGCTTCTTTCCAAAGACAACAATGCTTATACCTATCTGCCTCAAACCATCAAAGCTTTCCCCCAAGGTGAAGTAATGAAGGGAGTAATTGAAAAGGCCGGATTCAGAGACGTTGCTTTCAAACGTCTTACGTTCGGTATCTGTACACTTTATACAGCTGCAAAATAACAAAAACAAAATTTATTACCTATGC harbors:
- a CDS encoding DUF3256 family protein, which produces MKKIILLCFLISCVISLKAQDAKSVFINIPDSLSPLLTKVNREDFSDFLESKMKAVVKNKMEKMSEMKVLTKDYLFLQTTSQSSFQLKLLQLNDTTKIICVVNTACAPVCDSRVLFYTTNWKEIPSKDYIEMPGIERFFLAPDSTQVEAYNNARAPLNIYLLKADLSKDNNELTFTFTTPEYLDGSEAKALEPFLKKVLVYVWKDGRFVVKD
- a CDS encoding type B 50S ribosomal protein L31, with the translated sequence MKKGIHPESYRPVVFKDMSNGDVFLSQSTCNTKETIELEGETYPLVKLEISNTSHPFYTGKSTMIDTAGRIDKFKNRYGDRSKK
- a CDS encoding phosphoribosylaminoimidazolesuccinocarboxamide synthase; this translates as MSKALVKTDFNFPGQKSVYHGKVRDVYNINDELLVMVVSDRISAFDVILPEGIPYKGQVLNQIAAKFLDATADIVPNWKVATPDPMVTVGIKCVPFEVEMVVRGYLTGHAWREYKKGKRTLCGVAMPEGMKENQPFPTPIITPTTKAYEGHDEDISKEEIIAQGIVSKEDYEQLEKYTLAVYARGCEIAKQMGLILVDTKYEFGKKDGKIILMDEIHTPDSSRYFYADGFEERLAKNEPQKQLSKEFVRQWLIENGFQGKEGQTVPTMTEEYVNSVAERYIELYENIVGEKFVKASIDDVAARIEKNVTAFLTK
- the ubiE gene encoding bifunctional demethylmenaquinone methyltransferase/2-methoxy-6-polyprenyl-1,4-benzoquinol methylase UbiE, producing the protein MKYPQEEIKPYSSNGKKTVQVEKMFDNIAHHYDLLNHALSLGIDKGWRRKAIAWLKPFRPQKMMDVATGTGDFAIQAYRDLLPEELIGTDISEGMMKIGKEKVQKIGLDQKISFAKEDCMNLTFADNTFDAITVAFGIRNFENLDKGLSEMHRVLNKEGHLVILELTTPDSFPMKQLFAIYSKIVIPTMGKLLSKDNNAYTYLPQTIKAFPQGEVMKGVIEKAGFRDVAFKRLTFGICTLYTAAK
- a CDS encoding endonuclease/exonuclease/phosphatase family protein encodes the protein MKKLLIVLNLLLLLSLSSNAQGKKYALYSAAFYNLENLFDYTHDQGKDDYEFLPDGKNEWDSIKYVSKLHNMAQVISQLARDKQPEGPAFIGVAEVENRKVLEALVKQPALASTGYQFVHYEGPDKRGIDCGLIYNPALFQVTTSKLDLYVNPNDTVHKTRGFLIVSGILANEKVTVIVNHWPSRGADSPARVLAGQQVRVIKDSLLTADPASKVIIMGDMNDDPMDESMSQALGAKREIKDVEQGGLYNPWWNTLAKGMGTLTYRGKWNLFDQIVVSSNLLGDDRSTLKFCQNEIFYRDFMIEQEGKYKGSPKRTFGGSTWLNGYSDHLPTIIYLIKEIK
- a CDS encoding endonuclease, producing the protein MKKYFFKSLMLLLIISINGHLFAQIPSSYYSAAEGKKKAELKTALHLIIQHANVLGYGSGTWSGFAKTDIRPEDGTVWDMYSNKRVMPNGNSAATGMNIEHSFAKSWWGGDERQAYRDIHHLNPSDIAANSAKGSWPMAVVDGSVTYNNGVIKVGKSNSRPGGVIDAWEPADEYKGDFARQYMYMVTCYEDYANDWTGNSAGFLMKNTYPVFEQWAYELLLKWCKADPVSQKELNRNNEIYKIQGNRNPYIDYPELADYVWGDKTATAWYTTGTTDPVLYAPANNSTTDMGISVLNGMLEKEFTVSGKNLTGDLSVSVSGTGYSVDKSVLTKEEVAAGAKILVHYTSALPAVSTGILTLSGGGVSVSVNLKAEAVDGIPALSPGNVTSNSFVVSWKNIGGATTYQLNLYQSDKVTSVSGYPISVDAATEKSAIANLTPATTYYYQLTGGGYSSKLVEVKTLEPIPAMAVTQLDGELNFTVLPNETSNAKRISVSTECLNNDISVKVDAPFELSVDQQAWSNAITLGTVGGTFYVRMASSAAGSYQSALTLTTSDIDEPEELSVTGSAELPKTFFEDFEAGAKGAYPIASVACTMTSWTFDNSLVMSTEPKDLKNGAKSARLKPAGAVYMNTDKQNGVGALSLYAGTFGTDAATIIGVYYSSNGGTTWSTVANNVSVSNSLKEYRYSVDVSGPVRVKVTNLTSSGSTSRVNVDDISMTDYTSTGISQKESDSFSSYVQNNQLVIKNNETQILCIYTISGQIIYKQKLMPGVTSVTLPQGLYILSGDGIVKKVIIN
- a CDS encoding DUF5715 family protein, which encodes MLLLICGLSGCKDKTLKLNHPKNIRGVISYKRSFGDLNDLQLAVAQSIGIRPVSSRKAVEAMKGKLVHLEDNEYYILDSLTHSLPYLVPKASELLTHIGSNFLDSLKAKGLNPNEIIVTSVLRTLDDVRKLRHHNGNASEKSAHFYGTTFDVSWKRFEKVEEDRPMQDVSSDTLKLVLSEVLRDFRKADKCYVKYELKQGCFHITAR
- a CDS encoding PhoH family protein, producing MIEKLIVLEDIDPVIFYGVNNTNIQLIKALYPKLRIVARGNVIKVMGDEEEMCAFEENILALEKHCAQYNSLKEEVIIDIIKGNAPQTEKNGNVIVFSVTGKPIIPRSDNQLKLVEGFEKNDMLFAIGPAGSGKTYTSIALAVRALKQKEIKKIILSRPAVEAGEKLGFLPGDIKEKIDPYLQPLYDALQDMIPAAKLKEYIDLNVIQIAPLAFMRGRTLNDAVVILDEAQNTTTQQIKMFLTRMGMNTKMIVTGDLTQIDLPASQTSGLVQAIRILKGVKGISFVELGKKDIVRHKLVERIVEAYERFDEKKKIEKEKTEESQKQIQ
- a CDS encoding DMT family transporter produces the protein MWLFLAFISAFLLGFYDVFKKKSLKDNAVLPVLFLNTLFSSLIFVPFIVLSAFGQDWISHSIFYVPIEGWEVHKYVLLKSFIVLSSWVFGYFGMKHLPLTIVGPINATRPVMVLVGAMLCFGERLNLYQWIGVLLAVASFFLLSRSGKKEGIDFKRDKWILFIILAAVTGAISGLYDKYLMKQFNPMLIQSWYNIYQLFIMGSILLVLWWPKRKETTPFRWDWSIILISVFLAAADFVYFYSLSYADSMISIVSMIRRSSVVVSFIFGAIFFREKNLKSKAIDLILVLIGMIFLYLGSK
- the truA gene encoding tRNA pseudouridine(38-40) synthase TruA, with translation MQRYFIYLAYEGTNYHGWQVQPNGVSVQERLQKALSTFLRADIEVVGAGRTDAGVHAKLMVAHFDYEKDFPDIILLTDKLNRILPPDISVFRVCKVTPEAHARFDALSRTYKYYITSVKYPFDRHLKCRMHGTLDYERMNQAARLLFDYTDFTSFSKLHTDAKTNNCRMMQAEWTQENETTWVFTIKADRFLRNMVRAIVGTLVEVGRGKMNVDEFRKVIEHKDRCKAGTSVPGHALFLVDIEYPAEIFI